A window of Gossypium hirsutum isolate 1008001.06 chromosome D13, Gossypium_hirsutum_v2.1, whole genome shotgun sequence genomic DNA:
AATGCAAAGGAAGGGTTATACAAACTAATTAATATCATAATCACACCGATTACTTGTCAGCCCTCGACAGCTTCATTCTGAAACTCAACCAAGCACAGCTCTCAAGCAGCGGAAACCGTCTCTGTATTAGTTACAGCTGCCACCTTTGGGGGTGGCGGCATTTGGGGCTTCAAGTGGGGAGGTGGACTGTGCTTCAGCTTCACAAGTATCTGTCGCATCCTTGAGAGATCAGTTGGCTTTCCAGGTTTAGGTCCCTGTATCACAACGATGGAAGGTTTCTTTTCTTTATCCTTCTTTCCCCGCTTCTCTATAGTTGGCACCTCATGCGGGATAAGCTCTGCAATTGCCTTCCAGTAATTTTTCTCAGCTACAGCGTGGAACTTCTCTCGGTTTTCCAAGCATTGCTACCAAATGTGAtccaaaatatgaaatataaatttgagTCATCTCAATGGATACTTACATCGGAAAGAGCAACATACTATTACGAGTCAACCACCAAGAGGATTCAATTACACAAAAAGCTTCAAATCAGTTCCAACAGGTCAACTTTTGGACAACACTGACATACATATACACACTCCCATTAACTTCAGAACCAGCTCAGTTACCAGTTACATTCAACCCAGACCAACAccatatattttagttattaccTTTATTTTCTGAAGAATTGAAGTTCATGaactaaaaacaaacaaaataattaaataatcccCATTAGTCTTTCTCCACATAATTAAACATACCTGTGAAAACACTAAGCCTTGATAGAGGAgaaataaaatcccaaaaataaaaaattggagtagaaaaattttaaaaatatagtgtgcttgataaaaagataaaaaataaccaaaaaattaataattttatttccattcaattcattactccataaaatttgaaaaatggggagaaaagactttttaaaaattcataatttgaaCTAATTTAAAATTCCCTGATTTACTCTCTCTTaacattcaaattaatttttttatacattagcATGACAAATAATTATGTTTCTTTGTTGTCCTTTTTCTCACTTCTCTTTTCTTGCTAAAACACACGTAATGATGAATGGGCTCACTCTAGCGGACTTCTCCTACATTTCCACTTCATCTTTGCTTTCTATGTTTTCACTCAACTAAGAAAACGCTAAACCTCGAAAAAGAAGCAAGGACTGATTACACTTACATGACACTATTAGTAAATCCAAGTTCCTAACCCTTCAATCACAAAATTTGCAGTCTGACATACCATAATTACAACACCAAAATTTCATAATGTGAAATTGATGGGCAGAACATACAGTACATTCAATGGAGTTAAgaattttgattgatgtatcaccTTCTCCTTGTCTCTGTTGGAGgcttttttattttcaacagctaTACTTATCTTCCTATAGAATTCAACTTTGTACTCCTCTGCTTCCTTTATTATTTGCTCCAACGTCTCCTTCTCTTTCTTTCCCTTCTCCTCCAGTCGAATCACGTTTTGCCTGGCAATCCATAAATCCAATCTCATCAACAACTCAACGTTAAAGCTAACTTTATCATCTtcataaaaataatgaattatataattaataaaaaaagagcCTTCCATATTTATTAATCATACACAATTTAGCTGGATAGTTTTAAAAGTTTGAACAATCAAATGAATGGAAATGAAGTTCAACTAGTGGTAAACTTACCTGCGCCACTCTCTCAAAGCAGAGCCTTCTTCTGGCCCCATCTCAGCAGGCGGTGGCAAGATTGGTCCATCCGATCCTCCGAACTCTCCGTTCAATCCTTTTTCGTTCTGCTCCGATGAGAAAGCAGAGTTTCCACCACCGCCACTGTAGATCGGAGGTGTTTCAGGTATTGATTGAGATGAGAAGACATCATCTCCGGTACCGTAGGAGAACATCGGAGGGGAATCAGCTACTGAGTCCTTAACCGAGTGGGCGTCGAAGGACTGGAACTGGTGGGAAGCGAGGCGAGGGTCGTAGCCTAAGTAGCCATCGTCATCAAAAGACGACATCGATTTTGAAGGGTTTCGTTGTCCCGACCCTACCCTACGTGATTGCTGCCGTTTCAGTAAATCTCTCTGTTTGTGCTTCTAGTTCCTCTGTGCGGTCTCctaagaaatgcattctcgaacCAAAAAAGTAAGTGGCAGAGAATTGACAGATGGCAGCCAATAAATGGATGCaatctaaaattttttaatgatgaaattgagattttAAGTTATTCTTatcctaatatatatattttaatatttttagctggatttaaataataaaattttaatttaaaattagaaaaagtttttttcatttaaaatttagaatttagattttatttattagGTAGCTGGAAAAAGTGAAAGgtatatattatgaataaatgattgagaataaaaaaatataaaagtatggatttattaaatttaaaaatattatgggTAGTGTTTGAgaattgaaatttgaatttagatatcaaaattttgaattttgaaatttatgattttattatttttaaactctttgtttgagaattaaaatatttgaaattcagtattttgaattaataattctaatttaaatttggattttaattaAGTCTAAAtcctaaaaacattttttttaaataattatttaggaGGATTTTTCAACATTGTTACTTGAATTGAGTTGGATCGGTTCGTCAGATTGGGAACTAGTCAAGGTACTAGTAAAGATATTAGATCAATTGACTCAAGAAATAGTACAGACTAGTTGATTGGGTGGTTGAAccaaaatctttttatttttataattttttaatgatttatttattagaatCAGACGGATCAATCAAACCGATCGAACCGGTTGGACTAGAAAACTAGTGATCTAATCAGTTTGACGACAAGTTTAGTTCTGAATACTttaattttgaatgaaaaaaatgcaTTTTCCACTTTGTATGAACAATAGAAGAGAAGATTGATTGTTTCTATATATtctttcaaataattttttttgaatcatgCATTGGCAACAAAATGTAACTtcctaatttaatatttttatagttttctaggttaaaatattaaaaagaactcTCAAGTCATTTATACTTTGTTTACACTTGAATAAAATCATATTGTAACACCTCTCGCCCGACCCGGTCGTGGGACCCAAGTTATACAAAGCTACAACAATTACCAGAACATTCACACacaaatatgtaacacccctacccagTTCGATCGTCAGACTCGAGCGAGAAGATGCGATGACAAATTTTAGAACAATTATATGTAATTcctaataaaaatattcaattaaacatTAATTGATTACATACATTCACACTAAATTATTCTTTGCAAACCAAATCGAGTTTaaattgagcttacgaaagctctagaattgtaacacccctcacccgccttcgtcaccagattagggttacggaagGCTACAGTAAATAACATAACAGAATCATGctatttcatttcaaaatttatttaaacaatcattaatcatcaaacattcattcaaaacatgttaTTCATACTCAATCAGGATTAAATCGAGCTTGTGAAAGGTCTAAAAACAATTCAAAACTAAgcaaagactaatttgaaacatttcaggaaaaaagtgataaaaatacaaaacaggggtcatacggccgtgtggctaggctAAGGCTGTGTATTGTAGGGTCACATGATCATGTCGCCAGGATGTGTAACTAACTGTGGCCGTGTAGACTTAATTGTAAAACATTGCAAACAATCACGCGATCGTGTAGCTGGGCCGTGTGAAAGACAGAGACTATGTCAATAATCTTGTATATAATTTACcagtggcacacgaccgtgtcaaccgaacgtgtgtgacacacaatcgTGTGGTAGACTGTGTaacatcaaaatgaccattttacaaATGATGCAATCCAAACCTTTTCACATTACCAAAACACAAGTTTAAGTGCATTTTATCCTACCTAAATAACTTCATAAACTCAAttcaaaacatgatataatacaacctaatagttgtaacacccctaactcttCTCCATCGTTGGATTAGAGTTACAAAGTATTACGacacatatcaaatcaaataacatcattaaatttttcaaacattaatttaaatatcttattCAATCCACATATTAAGCATAACTTAGATACATTTATAGGCCTTAAATTGAACTTATAGGACTCTtgaaaaatagtttgaaaacaattagggactaatttaaaacaaaacagaaaaatatggaaaatgtaaaaattttagaaacaggggtcacacagttgTATGGCCAAACCATGTACAATTCGAAATtggggtcacacgtccgtgttgCAACTTGTGTGCTCACCCGTGTACAAatcaaaataaggtcacatgATCGTGTCTTTAGACCGTGTAACAACCTGTGACCGTGTGTGATAAACTTGCATCAAAATTAAATAGTCCACACGACCATATGGTGtgatcgtgtgtggcacacatCCGTGTCATAGCTCATCTCgcaggccgtgtgcacctaaaataGCTTCCAAAATAAAGCAAATTAAACCAATTTCTTAGAAGCCAAGCCATACAAAAAACAagcattgtgacagcccaaagttgaccctagtcgggaagtggtttcgggaccgctaaaccgagtcaccgaaatgtttgaatgtgatacttattgtgtagaatatgtaattatgaatgtgtgaaaatttcaagcttcaatttggttgatttcatgtgaatttagtcaataggacttatgtgagaaaattctaaaatgtgataggtcaatgtgtgaggacctactagtgcatgtggacaaaggggggacttgcatgtcaaattccccccctaatgagtagtggccggccatgacaaggaaggatgggcaaaacatgtcatgaaacatgttttgttagtggaagaataaaataaggagtatgggtaataaagaaatggaaaacaaaagaaaaaaaatgtgtgtgtggtgtttgtccccccattgccgtgagctaaacaagagaaagggggaatttggttcatccttttctcatcttcatgcttgccaaaaactagaaagaaaaacaaagaaaaattttctcatcctttggttcatccttggccaaaaattttaaggaggaaagaagaagaaaggtgaagagattcggccatgcatgtagctaggctaaggtatgtttgatgatgttccatgagaggcatgcatgttttagttgttagcttgagttctacctaacccatggtctaaatcttgctatgtgatggaaatggcacttgaccatggatgaatcattcttggttgatgtttgatgttgtggtgatgaggcatgaggatgagttaagattcggcctaggtggaggttgtgttaatgccattgcatgcaaaatatgaagcttgttaatgatgcatgtgatgatggcttgatgattcttgaacctcctttttagcattttttgttgtgtgagcacatatgtgcattggttgctaaatggagaagaatcggctagcaagatgtgtgctaaggccgaatgtaactttgcatgttaatgagcaatgcatgtgttaaattgatgaaaagggggaggatgctttactagtgtgtacatgtgtgtattaagtgttgaaatcgaccccaaaaatggacatgcatattcggtcaagggcaagaaattagctaatatgtggtgttgatgcatgatttttgcatgtatgagactttaatgtctaatgtataaatatgggctaagtgccttgtgttcatcttttgatgcctaaaatgatgaaatcaatttatttgtttgattaagctcaagagcaaaggggaaataaaaccgataaagggaaggaaaaagtggttgaatagctagcggaatcgttcgacaacacccgaggtaagttcttgagtaagagagcttaaatttcgatgtgattaaatcatgctctatgtgtggctattgagccgaatgtgcaaggacaatatgtgccttgtgtttgagtttcgtaaacgaaaatgaaatatgaatgtgctatgaattattgttagatgtgcatgattaattgaatgctgtccgggctaagtcccgaaggctttgtgctaagtgaatatatccggattaagatccgaaggcctttgtgcgagatactaaatccgggttaagtcccgaaggcattcgtgcgagttattaaatccgggttaagtccgaaggcattcgtgcgagttattaaatccgggttaagtccgaaggcattcgtgcgagttgttaaatccgggttatgtcccgaaggcattgtgtgagttactaaaaccgggctatgtcccgaaggcatttgaacgaggagctatatccggttaaatcccgaaggtacgtgatttggtaatgaatgagcttgctgtaaaattccagcgaatactcgaaaaacatcccaatatggggatatgttacgtatgtgttgaatttaatcgagcccttacaaataaatgttcgctcagttgataaacgagctaccggccttcggcaagttagtttattgtgtatgtacataagggttgttaatgttgtgaagcaagtttgatatcggtaaattgcgtattatgaaatattccgtttagctaaatgtgtgctattctttgtgcatgctggaattccttgctcaaacttactaagcataaattgcttactcgttacattgctcctctgttttatagatttttggttctccagctatcggactcgggatcttgaagtcgaagtcgcccacactatcaaaggctcttttgggtactattttggttgaattttgttatggcatgtataggactacccattgttgtctttcgagtactttatgaaatgtataagtgtacagccatgcgaagatggcttgtagaagtggagtatggcattagaccattcgtatttatgaatgtatagatggtttcatgatgtaactatgttggaatggaagtgttgagcaaatgatcagccactagaatggctaagtatgatcatatgtgggcttatgtatgacaaggccctagttggtccatgaaaccccaaattaggtaaggttcactttgaaaacagaagctgatagcagcagtggtgtggattggaaaaatcacaagaattcgtaggagtggaattaaatagtgaataaattatgtaatcgaaccttgatgaatctactttcatatggaagtaacgaaacaattataggaacagtacagaaagagatattcgggttcttgtggaacagggccagaatagtttctggattcactgttccgcctttggaaattcactataaattgaccagagataattaggggtcataccatatatgtatggattcctctctgagtctagtttccatagaaacaaacggcatcagtattgaagctctgtgcagagagatatcccagtcgtaatgggaaaaggtcagtgtagtcgacccctgtaacatgggagactttgactaataaactgtactagttggcccgaccaaaaattctagaaaaaaatccataggtggggacatgagtctagtttcagggaaaaatcacaaaactgatttttgagttgtgaaactcaagatatgatttttgaagcgactagtactcagactgggcagtgtctggaaaaaattttttcaaagtttgttaacatctcgtgtccgactccggtgtcggtctcgggttcggggtgttacattttattggtatcagagctacggtttagtcgattctaggactaccgtaatgttttgggtctagctatacatgccattttatgtgattacttgatagtgtggtgatttccgacaattgtaaatgtgtttatttatagtaatggatcccgatcgtgaccgagaggtagctgatgatcttgagagtgtagcgcctgctcccgcacaagggacagtgccggcaaactctcaacctaatgctagtaatcagaatgatgaagctagacaagcattctatagcgtgatgaatgattggtttaaccaatacattcgaactaatatggctgttccacaacctccattcctgaacaaatactacccccgcacctacaataccgccggtaacggaccaaataaggtcacataagccccagttgacagaatccgaaaacatggggctactgaatttaaggctatggatagcgatgatgccgagcaagctgaattttggctggacaacactatccgggtactcgatgagctatcttgtacacccgatgaatgcctaaagtgtgctatctccttgctacgtgattctgcctactattggtggagtactctgacttctattgtgccccgagagcaagtaacttgggagtttttccaaactgagtttcggaaaaagtatatcagtcagagatttgttgatcaaaaacggaaggaatttcttgagcttaagcaaggctccatgtcggttactgattacgagcgaaaatttgttagacttagcaaatacgctcgggaatgtgtttcgtccgaagctgttatgtgtaaacgcttcgaggatgggctgaatgaagatataaaaatgttcgttggcgttcttgaaatacaagagttcgtggtacttgttgaacgagcttgtaaagccgaagagcttagaaaagaaaagcaaagagttgatgagggaactggagagtttcgtaaaacatcctcgggaggtctcttcaacagacatcgaagagatttcgagatgatgcgggccagtttagaggcacttcgggcctttttggacgagatcgtgatcgaccccctgtaggtacacgaggcacttcggtcgccagtgttgggaatgaacgtcgagacaggacgaaatgccgatattgcagtaaatggcattcggggagttgtagatttcctgaccgctcctgttacaaatgcggatcagtggaccacttcattaaagattgcccgaggttgtcaggacagaatgcaaatcagagtgggagaccgggtgctaccactgctcgaggtagaccatctggaaatatgggcaatgctggtggtggtcagagaggatctagagatgatataaccagatccgaagcccgtgcgcctgctagagcttatgctatacgtgcccgcgaggatgcttcttcgcctgatgttattaccggtacattcaccctctttgatactaatgtaattgctttgattgaccccggttctactcattcttacatatgtgaaaccttagcatccagtaagactttacctattgagtctactgagttcgtaattcgggtgtcaaatcccttgggtcgttacgtgcttgtcgacaaagtgtgtaagaaatgtcccctggaaattcgaggttcctgttttccagcggacttgatgcttttgccgtttgatgaatttgatgttatccttgggttggattggttgaccgcgcatgatgcgattgtgaattgcaagagcaagactattgatttgaggtgcgcaaataacgaagtagtccgaattgagtctgcggacttggaggggatgccagctgtaatatcagcaatgttggcacagaaatatgtaagaaaagggtgcgaagcataccttgcatatgtgcttgatgacaaagaattagaaaagaaacccgaatctgtgccggtggtttgtgaatacccggatgtttttccggaagaattaccgggtttaccacct
This region includes:
- the LOC107929283 gene encoding clathrin light chain 2; translated protein: MSSFDDDGYLGYDPRLASHQFQSFDAHSVKDSVADSPPMFSYGTGDDVFSSQSIPETPPIYSGGGGNSAFSSEQNEKGLNGEFGGSDGPILPPPAEMGPEEGSALREWRRQNVIRLEEKGKKEKETLEQIIKEAEEYKVEFYRKISIAVENKKASNRDKEKQCLENREKFHAVAEKNYWKAIAELIPHEVPTIEKRGKKDKEKKPSIVVIQGPKPGKPTDLSRMRQILVKLKHSPPPHLKPQMPPPPKVAAVTNTETVSAA